The sequence CGATCGGGTTGGTACCGTGGCCGGGGAGCGGGCAAGCGGTGGGGTCGGATACGCGTGCTGCGGGTTTGCCAGACATCGGGGATCTCCTTAGGTGACCTTCACTTGACCGCTGCCATCCAGGCGCGCGGAAAAACTGACCTGACGCTTGAACCCTTCAACTTCCAGCAGGCCTTCGATGCTGAAGGCGAGGCGAAGTTGATCGTGGTCACGCGGCAGGGAAATGACACGCACGTTGCTCAGGCGCGGCTCGTAGGCTTCGATGAAGTTTTCGATGGCCAGACGGGCCTGACTCAGGGAGTCGTGCAGGCTCAGACGCATGTCATTGAGATCGGGCAACCCGTAGTCGGCCAGCGTTTGCACGCTGCCGGCCCGGGTGCTGAGCATTTTGGCCAGATGGGCAGCCACTGACGCCATGGCACAAGCCTCAAGGCTGTTGCCCTTGCGTAGTTGCGCGTCGCCGTTGAGGCGTTCGAACAGGCTGCCGTATCCGTCCATGAGTCGCTCTTACTCTTTGTCCAGCTTGCCAACCAGCGACAGGGTGAAATCGGCACCCATGTACTTGAAGTGCGGACGCACGTTCAAGCTCACGCGGTACCAGCCCGGCTCGCCTTCAACGTCGCTGACGATCACTTG comes from Pseudomonas sp. RU47 and encodes:
- the tssE gene encoding type VI secretion system baseplate subunit TssE, coding for MDGYGSLFERLNGDAQLRKGNSLEACAMASVAAHLAKMLSTRAGSVQTLADYGLPDLNDMRLSLHDSLSQARLAIENFIEAYEPRLSNVRVISLPRDHDQLRLAFSIEGLLEVEGFKRQVSFSARLDGSGQVKVT